The genomic interval CCGGGTGGCACTGCCGTCGTCCGGCCGCTGGAACCGGGCGACAAAGTCCAGTTCGAGGTGGTCGAGGCTCCATACGGCCGGCAGGCCACGCAGGTCAGGCGTGTCGGGGGAATTGGATAGTTCAGAGTCCAGAATCCAGAGTTCAGAGTTTCGGGAGCCAGGAACAGCGAGGCACGAAGAACTGACCGGGATGCAGCGTTTGACAGGCGAAAGGGGTTGTCTAGTCTTAGATAATGTGTGAAGTGTTCCTCGGGCTCGGGTCGAATCTCGGCGACCGGGCCGGGACTCTGGACCGGGCGGTCGCGGCGCTGGCTTCGCTGGGAGAGGTGAGGCGGTCGCGCTGGTATGAGACCGCGGCGGTCGGGCTGCCCGGCGCGCTTGCGTTCCTGAACGGCGTGGTCCGGCTGGATACCGACCTCGAACCCGACGACCTGCTCCGGCAGACCAGAGACATCGAGCGTCAGCTCGGACGTGACCCGCTCCGGCGTGCCGGGTCGAGGACCATCGATATCGACATCCTCATCTATGCCGGGCGAGTCGTCAGCCGGCCGGGACTTGAAATACCGCATCCTCGGCTCCACCAAAGGGCGTTCGTACTCGTTCCGCTGGCCGAACTGGCTCCGAATCTCGTCCACCCGGTGCTGGGCAGGACCGTCGCCGAGATGCTGGCCGAGGTCGGCAGCGCGGGAGTAAAGGCAGCGTGAGGGACCGGAATCAACCACCAAGACACAAAGGCACAAAGTCCGGACCGGATTCCCCTTGGTGTCTTGGTGTCTTTGTGGTGAAGTCCGCTTCCTGACTCATGAGATACATCTGCGTCGAGGGGCCGGTTGGCGTGGGCAAGACCGCACTGGCCGAGCGC from bacterium carries:
- the folK gene encoding 2-amino-4-hydroxy-6-hydroxymethyldihydropteridine diphosphokinase, with protein sequence MCEVFLGLGSNLGDRAGTLDRAVAALASLGEVRRSRWYETAAVGLPGALAFLNGVVRLDTDLEPDDLLRQTRDIERQLGRDPLRRAGSRTIDIDILIYAGRVVSRPGLEIPHPRLHQRAFVLVPLAELAPNLVHPVLGRTVAEMLAEVGSAGVKAA
- a CDS encoding cold shock domain-containing protein — protein: MTGRVRWFESEKGYGFIEPDDRSGDVYVHFCCLAADGGTALPGGTAVVRPLEPGDKVQFEVVEAPYGRQATQVRRVGGIG